In Lactobacillus sp. PV012, one genomic interval encodes:
- a CDS encoding TVP38/TMEM64 family protein: MSTKTTRRLINIGTIVCTILLILLTIYWYRLGIFTSQEKMHAYLADKKIIGPLIFILIQIVQVVIPIIPGGISLLGGVVFFGPIWGFIYNYVGICIGSIIIFFLARYYGKPFILHLVSEETYNKYIKWTKNQKRYNWIFAICIVAPAAPDDVLCMISGLTEMKFSTYFWIIILGKPWTIAAYSLGLVYGAKWLLQIVGK; this comes from the coding sequence ATGTCGACTAAAACTACGCGACGATTAATAAATATTGGGACAATTGTATGTACAATTTTACTTATTTTGTTAACAATTTATTGGTATCGATTGGGAATCTTTACTAGTCAGGAAAAAATGCATGCATATTTAGCTGATAAAAAAATTATCGGACCCTTAATTTTTATATTAATTCAAATTGTACAAGTAGTAATTCCAATTATTCCAGGAGGAATTTCACTTTTAGGTGGAGTGGTTTTCTTTGGGCCAATTTGGGGATTTATTTATAATTATGTTGGAATTTGTATTGGGTCGATTATTATCTTCTTTTTAGCACGATATTATGGAAAACCATTTATTTTGCATTTGGTTTCAGAGGAAACTTATAATAAGTACATTAAGTGGACCAAAAATCAAAAACGCTATAATTGGATCTTTGCGATATGTATTGTTGCACCTGCCGCACCTGATGATGTATTATGTATGATTTCTGGTTTAACCGAGATGAAATTTTCAACTTACTTTTGGATTATCATACTTGGTAAACCTTGGACAATTGCTGCATACAGTTTAGGACTGGTTTACGGTGCAAAATGGTTATTACAG
- a CDS encoding zinc ribbon domain-containing protein — translation MNCPNCNHPVKETDESCSNCGFNLKKFRSEFFSKNRSQTEGVSARTTKTRREALAKNYQPKKPNSTIEAMIKWIKVNSMIVFCVGVLLLILMSISRPLGWFTFLALMIWLFIVCDKNQNPEQYFADKRLTQKVNQVSSNVVNEIQDKENKVREYRRRKTPEHEENLSRKSHTTAQWGLVLMALLSLIVVFFGPFSAASSGSFHKHSISTTLLSIAGMDGKYSLIGYSLWVIIVAVPIAIIVVTVKNKKHNQQIAFILSLAETIVLFIYAFELIFLNAGHKLGITTTVANNLKLHQMLENAISFGISSYLLFISSILTTILASKSLQWRKEK, via the coding sequence ATGAATTGTCCAAATTGTAATCATCCCGTAAAAGAAACTGATGAAAGTTGTTCTAATTGTGGCTTTAACTTAAAAAAGTTTCGCAGTGAATTTTTTAGTAAAAATCGTTCTCAAACAGAGGGAGTATCTGCCCGTACTACTAAAACTAGAAGAGAAGCTCTTGCTAAAAATTATCAACCTAAAAAGCCTAATTCAACAATTGAAGCAATGATTAAATGGATTAAAGTAAATTCAATGATTGTCTTTTGCGTGGGAGTTTTATTATTAATTTTAATGAGCATCTCTCGCCCACTAGGCTGGTTTACATTTTTGGCTTTAATGATTTGGCTATTTATTGTTTGTGATAAAAATCAAAATCCTGAACAATATTTTGCTGATAAAAGATTGACACAGAAGGTAAATCAAGTAAGTTCCAATGTTGTCAATGAAATTCAGGATAAAGAAAATAAAGTAAGAGAGTATAGAAGGCGAAAAACCCCAGAACATGAAGAAAATTTATCTAGAAAAAGTCATACTACTGCCCAATGGGGATTAGTTTTGATGGCGCTGTTAAGTCTGATAGTAGTATTTTTTGGCCCTTTTTCTGCAGCAAGTTCTGGTAGCTTCCATAAACATTCAATTTCAACTACTTTACTCTCTATTGCAGGGATGGATGGAAAATATAGTTTAATTGGCTATAGTTTATGGGTGATAATTGTTGCAGTCCCAATTGCGATAATTGTAGTCACAGTTAAAAATAAAAAACATAACCAGCAAATTGCTTTTATTCTGTCACTGGCAGAAACAATCGTTTTGTTTATTTATGCTTTTGAATTAATTTTCTTGAATGCTGGCCATAAGCTGGGGATTACTACCACTGTCGCTAATAATTTGAAGCTACATCAAATGCTAGAAAATGCTATTTCATTTGGAATTTCATCGTATCTGCTATTTATTTCTAGTATTTTAACCACAATTTTAGCTAGTAAAAGTTTACAATGGCGAAAAGAAAAATAA
- a CDS encoding TVP38/TMEM64 family protein, translated as MRKNLRKILLISLGVILAICLAYLLYRDYRPEINLLLHPTSDTKEKLLILLREHAVRDSIFLLCLIAILNAIPGLSNSLLCVLSGLCYGAWLGLGINWLGNILGNVIVVALIRKIDFSKHFKKNKILTYLMNQNHPRVGLTIGFMIPFIPSVLVNYAAARLNITWKQYFPMVVIGMLPTSYLYAFGGDAIFSGDAKKLIGLAVGIFVLLVMALLVVKLADSSRRKSKN; from the coding sequence ATGAGAAAAAATCTACGAAAAATATTATTAATAAGTTTGGGCGTTATCTTGGCTATCTGTTTAGCATATTTACTTTATCGGGATTATCGTCCTGAAATTAATCTTTTATTACATCCAACATCAGATACAAAGGAAAAATTATTAATTTTGTTACGTGAACATGCAGTAAGAGACAGTATTTTTTTATTATGTTTAATTGCTATTTTAAATGCCATTCCAGGACTATCAAATTCTCTACTTTGCGTTTTATCTGGTCTATGTTATGGAGCATGGCTTGGTTTAGGAATTAATTGGTTAGGAAATATCTTGGGCAATGTAATTGTAGTAGCCCTTATTAGAAAGATAGATTTTTCTAAACATTTTAAGAAAAATAAAATTCTTACTTACTTAATGAACCAAAACCATCCACGAGTTGGACTAACGATTGGATTTATGATACCTTTTATTCCAAGTGTATTAGTAAATTATGCAGCTGCCAGATTGAATATTACTTGGAAACAATATTTTCCAATGGTAGTTATTGGTATGTTACCGACTTCGTATCTTTATGCATTTGGTGGAGATGCAATTTTTTCAGGGGATGCCAAAAAGTTAATTGGGCTAGCTGTAGGAATTTTTGTTTTATTAGTGATGGCGCTATTAGTGGTCAAGCTAGCTGATAGTAGCCGTAGAAAATCTAAGAATTAA